A window of Thermoflexus sp. contains these coding sequences:
- a CDS encoding ABC transporter ATP-binding protein: MNRTILEVDHLEKRFGPVRALADVSFAVDEGEIFGIIGPDGAGKTTLLRILAGVLRPDTGSIRAFGRDLLRELERARPLLGYMPQNFSLYGDLTVRENLVFFSTMYGTSDPAWMERLLRFARLERFLERRAAQLSGGMQKKLALIGAMIHRPRLLLLDEPTTGVDPVSRRELWDLLSEFHLQGVTILVTTPYLDEAERCTRVALMHRGRMLAVDAPDRLRASLGHPVIEIIARPIMRVHAALADHPGVLEAVILGDRIRLVVRAGSLSPVDVEGMVRTIPGATVREARWATPRLEEVFAHLMRREGANG, translated from the coding sequence ATGAACCGGACGATCCTGGAGGTTGACCATCTGGAGAAGCGGTTTGGCCCCGTCCGGGCCCTGGCGGATGTCTCGTTCGCGGTGGACGAGGGCGAGATCTTCGGGATCATCGGGCCGGATGGGGCAGGAAAGACGACCCTGTTGCGGATCCTCGCCGGGGTCCTGCGGCCTGATACGGGCTCCATACGGGCGTTCGGGCGGGATCTGCTGCGGGAGCTGGAGCGGGCTCGGCCGCTTCTCGGCTATATGCCCCAGAACTTCAGCCTGTATGGGGACCTCACGGTGCGGGAGAACCTGGTGTTCTTTTCCACGATGTATGGAACCTCCGATCCCGCCTGGATGGAGCGTCTGCTGCGCTTCGCCCGCCTGGAGCGGTTCCTGGAGCGCCGGGCGGCCCAGCTTTCCGGGGGGATGCAGAAGAAGCTGGCTTTGATCGGGGCGATGATCCATCGGCCCCGTCTCCTGCTGCTGGATGAGCCCACCACCGGTGTGGATCCGGTATCGCGGCGGGAGCTGTGGGATCTGCTCAGCGAGTTTCATCTCCAGGGGGTGACGATCCTGGTGACCACGCCCTATCTGGACGAAGCGGAGCGCTGCACGCGGGTGGCGTTGATGCATCGAGGGCGGATGCTGGCGGTCGATGCCCCGGATCGGCTGCGCGCTTCGCTGGGCCACCCCGTCATTGAGATCATCGCCCGGCCGATCATGCGGGTGCACGCCGCGCTGGCGGATCATCCCGGCGTTCTGGAGGCGGTGATCCTGGGGGACCGCATCCGGCTGGTGGTGCGGGCGGGAAGCCTTTCCCCGGTGGATGTGGAGGGCATGGTACGGACGATCCCGGGCGCTACGGTTCGGGAGGCGCGGTGGGCCACGCCCCGCTTGGAGGAGGTCTTCGCCCATCTCATGCGCCGGGAGGGGGCCAATGGATGA
- a CDS encoding TetR/AcrR family transcriptional regulator, with amino-acid sequence MGKRRPLLRKRQREETRQRIIEAAFRVFVRKGFKGTSNREIAREAGISPGLIYWYFPSKEELFRAVVEAKSFVFPLQQMAQTMREAPPQEFLARVVEMGITLARDPAIVAAMRLLLPEAIRNERVRRVFVARAIRPGLRAVAGYLAAQQAKGLLRPMDPEVGARLWMGLLFSQILLSDLLRIPSPVPIDRLLTEALKVYLHGVLARAPSPS; translated from the coding sequence ATGGGAAAAAGGCGTCCTCTCCTCCGAAAGCGACAGCGAGAGGAAACCCGCCAGCGCATCATCGAGGCGGCCTTCCGGGTGTTCGTCCGGAAAGGTTTTAAGGGGACCTCCAACCGGGAAATCGCGCGGGAGGCGGGGATCTCTCCGGGTTTGATCTACTGGTATTTTCCCAGCAAAGAGGAGCTGTTCCGGGCCGTGGTGGAGGCGAAGTCGTTCGTCTTCCCGCTTCAGCAGATGGCGCAAACGATGCGAGAGGCTCCCCCTCAGGAGTTCCTGGCCCGGGTGGTGGAAATGGGGATCACCCTGGCTCGGGATCCCGCGATCGTGGCGGCCATGCGGTTGCTTCTTCCAGAGGCCATCCGTAATGAACGGGTCCGCCGGGTGTTTGTCGCCCGGGCGATCCGCCCGGGGCTCCGAGCGGTGGCCGGTTATCTGGCGGCTCAGCAGGCCAAAGGCCTTCTGCGCCCTATGGATCCCGAGGTGGGAGCCCGGCTATGGATGGGCCTTCTGTTCTCCCAGATCCTGCTGAGCGATCTGTTGCGGATCCCCTCTCCGGTGCCCATCGATCGGCTGCTAACGGAGGCGCTCAAAGTGTATCTGCATGGGGTCCTGGCCCGCGCCCCTTCGCCCTCGTGA
- a CDS encoding CPBP family intramembrane glutamic endopeptidase — translation MDSVTRYVISVLSRFALIGWALWLERGHWEDFFITRRNLKLTLRDGLGLAIAFVPIGWAYAHWRLGGVYWLPRQDWFPTLLAAFIPAGLQEELAYRGLFLGMLCERWGLSSFWSILVITALFGPFHHRRYILRGDWLTLGLVTAFGGVAAWLTLKRRNMVGAVVGHTAMDFLIFLFIGGKVSVL, via the coding sequence ATGGATTCGGTCACGCGCTACGTCATCTCGGTGTTATCTCGCTTTGCCCTGATCGGCTGGGCCCTGTGGCTTGAGAGAGGACACTGGGAGGACTTTTTCATCACCAGGCGGAATCTGAAACTGACGTTGCGGGATGGTCTCGGGCTGGCCATCGCCTTTGTTCCTATCGGCTGGGCCTATGCGCACTGGAGGCTCGGCGGTGTCTACTGGCTTCCCCGACAGGATTGGTTTCCCACCCTCCTTGCCGCCTTCATACCGGCTGGTCTGCAGGAAGAGCTCGCATATCGTGGCCTGTTTCTCGGCATGCTGTGCGAGCGATGGGGCCTTTCCTCTTTTTGGTCGATCCTTGTGATCACTGCGCTCTTCGGACCCTTTCATCATCGTCGCTACATTTTGCGGGGTGATTGGCTCACGTTGGGGCTGGTGACCGCCTTCGGCGGGGTGGCGGCCTGGCTCACCCTGAAAAGGCGCAACATGGTCGGCGCGGTAGTCGGTCACACAGCGATGGATTTTCTGATCTTCTTATTCATTGGCGGGAAGGTTTCTGTTCTGTAA
- a CDS encoding HlyD family secretion protein — protein MKRMFHLFLIGLLGFASACRPAMEWPLRASGYLEAQTIDVIAVEGGRVLQVWVEEGDAVQAGQRLMELDPALLDAQIRMAEAQVAQARAALDALEAGPREEDVREAMALADQARALRDGAYQAWQDALAMLREPQELRMQQAIAAAQARAAQAQLEQAVAMKDIAEILKNRAEAAMRNREQLPPNLRPPLPVEVLDAPYAYWAAWAEVNRAGAAYDGSRALRDYLDAVVKDPLTLRTQVVEAEGRYRAAEAALEVAQARLTALRAGATPEQREAARARLRQAEAALEALKARRGRYVLQAPQEGIVATRAAEPGELVAPGTRVMQLMDLRILTLTVYVPETALGRVRPGMRVPVIVEGFPGERFEGLITHVAEEASFTPRNVQTQEERAHLTFAVRIRLENPEGRLKPGMPADVEVP, from the coding sequence ATGAAGAGGATGTTCCATCTGTTCCTCATCGGTCTGCTGGGATTCGCCAGCGCATGCCGGCCGGCGATGGAATGGCCGTTGCGGGCCTCCGGCTATCTGGAGGCTCAGACGATCGACGTCATTGCGGTGGAAGGCGGCCGCGTGCTCCAGGTATGGGTGGAGGAAGGCGACGCGGTGCAGGCTGGCCAGCGTCTGATGGAGCTGGACCCGGCCCTCCTGGATGCACAGATCCGGATGGCGGAGGCCCAGGTCGCCCAGGCGCGGGCTGCGCTGGATGCCCTGGAGGCGGGCCCCCGGGAGGAGGACGTGCGGGAAGCGATGGCGCTGGCGGATCAGGCCCGGGCCTTGCGGGATGGGGCGTATCAGGCATGGCAGGATGCGCTGGCCATGCTGCGGGAGCCTCAGGAGCTGCGGATGCAGCAGGCCATCGCTGCGGCCCAGGCGCGCGCGGCCCAGGCCCAGCTGGAGCAGGCGGTAGCCATGAAAGATATCGCGGAGATCCTGAAGAACCGCGCGGAGGCAGCGATGCGGAACCGGGAACAGCTCCCTCCGAATCTGCGCCCTCCCTTGCCAGTCGAGGTGCTGGATGCCCCTTACGCTTACTGGGCGGCGTGGGCCGAGGTCAACCGGGCGGGGGCCGCCTATGACGGCAGCCGCGCCCTGCGGGATTACCTGGACGCGGTGGTGAAGGATCCACTAACGCTGCGGACGCAGGTGGTGGAGGCCGAGGGCCGTTACCGGGCTGCGGAGGCCGCCCTCGAGGTTGCCCAGGCCCGGCTCACGGCGCTCCGGGCGGGGGCGACGCCGGAACAGCGGGAGGCGGCCCGCGCCCGCCTGCGCCAGGCCGAAGCGGCGCTGGAAGCCCTCAAAGCCCGACGGGGGCGGTATGTCCTGCAGGCCCCTCAGGAGGGGATCGTGGCCACACGGGCGGCGGAGCCGGGCGAGCTGGTGGCCCCGGGGACACGGGTGATGCAGCTGATGGACCTCCGGATCCTGACGTTGACCGTGTATGTCCCGGAAACCGCCCTGGGTCGGGTTCGCCCGGGCATGCGGGTTCCGGTGATCGTGGAGGGGTTTCCCGGCGAGCGTTTTGAGGGCCTGATCACCCATGTGGCAGAGGAGGCCTCGTTCACTCCCCGCAATGTCCAGACTCAGGAGGAGCGCGCCCATCTGACGTTCGCCGTCCGCATCCGGCTGGAGAACCCGGAGGGTCGCCTGAAGCCCGGCATGCCGGCCGATGTGGAAGTGCCCTGA
- a CDS encoding HlyD family secretion protein, which yields MRKPFRAGIAMILLGGILYLGSAWGLPRPAASGSGGGWVFSGTLTGRSVQLSAEVSGRVRWLAEEGATVKPGEAVAELEDPVLSQQLLEAEAARAAARAEAAALEAGVPPEQEAVLAAQVRQAEAEREAAERLWQALRRQLREPQDLERQILEARTALAVAEHGVERARADLEKARADRDRLPFDQREIADRQVAAAEAALRAAEAERDAARARLEGLLAIRERPLSLQAQVHAAEAQMRAAEAALRAAQARLDRARNGPTPWERDQARAAVALAEARRDLLRLQMDRLRLTAPFTATVSERLAHEGEIVRAGQPVLSLSTIDPLEVTIYVPVSLLGRLRVGQPVRIQVDAFPGEAFPGVIARIAPEATFTPRNVQTREERQTLVFAVTARVPNPEGRLKAGMPADVQILP from the coding sequence ATGCGCAAACCGTTTCGTGCCGGGATTGCGATGATCCTCCTCGGAGGGATCCTGTATCTGGGTAGCGCATGGGGGCTCCCCCGACCCGCGGCGAGCGGATCGGGGGGAGGCTGGGTGTTCTCCGGCACGCTGACCGGGCGGAGCGTGCAGCTCTCGGCGGAGGTGAGCGGGCGGGTGCGATGGCTGGCGGAGGAAGGGGCGACGGTGAAGCCGGGGGAGGCGGTGGCCGAGCTGGAGGATCCCGTCCTGTCGCAGCAGCTGCTGGAGGCGGAAGCGGCCCGGGCCGCGGCCCGGGCCGAGGCGGCTGCGCTGGAGGCCGGGGTCCCGCCGGAGCAGGAGGCCGTGCTGGCCGCTCAGGTGCGGCAGGCCGAGGCGGAGCGCGAGGCGGCGGAGCGCCTCTGGCAGGCGCTGCGGCGTCAGCTTCGGGAGCCCCAGGATCTGGAGCGCCAGATCCTCGAGGCGCGGACCGCTCTGGCGGTGGCCGAGCACGGCGTGGAGCGTGCCCGGGCGGATCTGGAGAAGGCGCGGGCGGATCGGGACCGCCTGCCGTTCGACCAGCGGGAGATCGCCGACCGGCAGGTGGCGGCCGCGGAGGCGGCCTTGCGGGCGGCAGAGGCCGAGCGGGATGCGGCCCGGGCTCGCCTGGAGGGCCTGCTGGCCATACGGGAGCGGCCCCTCTCCCTGCAGGCGCAGGTTCACGCGGCGGAAGCGCAAATGCGGGCCGCGGAGGCCGCCCTGCGCGCGGCCCAGGCCCGTTTGGATCGCGCCCGGAACGGGCCGACGCCATGGGAGCGGGATCAGGCGCGGGCAGCGGTAGCCCTGGCGGAGGCCCGGCGGGATCTGTTGCGGTTGCAGATGGACCGGCTCCGTCTGACCGCGCCGTTCACGGCGACGGTCTCCGAGCGCCTGGCCCATGAGGGGGAGATCGTTCGCGCCGGGCAACCGGTGCTCAGCCTGAGCACGATCGATCCCCTGGAGGTGACCATTTATGTGCCCGTGAGCCTTCTGGGCCGTTTGCGGGTGGGGCAGCCGGTGCGCATCCAGGTCGATGCGTTCCCAGGGGAAGCCTTTCCCGGGGTCATCGCTCGGATCGCTCCCGAGGCCACCTTCACCCCGCGGAACGTCCAGACCCGCGAGGAGCGACAGACGCTGGTCTTCGCGGTGACAGCCCGGGTTCCCAATCCGGAGGGACGTCTCAAAGCGGGGATGCCGGCCGATGTGCAAATTCTACCTTAG
- a CDS encoding metal ABC transporter ATP-binding protein gives MTPLVELRGVTCGYNGQPVFRDLSLRLEPGCFVGVVGPSGAGKTTLLRVLMGQIRPLTGEVWFEGHPLSQVRPLPVGYVPQLETVDWTFPVTVEQVVLMGLALDEGPGPWYGREARRRAWTVMERLGIAGLARRHIAELSGGQQQRAFLARALVRRPRLLLLDEPTSGVDIAVRHEILHLLEELHREGIAILLTTHDLNAVAAHLPRLICFNRGVIAEGAPSEVFQPEILHRLYGADLVVVRQGELQVIADRWHGQGDRRAG, from the coding sequence ATGACGCCGCTGGTGGAGCTGCGCGGAGTGACCTGTGGCTATAACGGGCAGCCGGTTTTCCGAGACCTCTCTTTGCGGCTGGAGCCAGGCTGCTTCGTGGGTGTGGTAGGCCCAAGCGGAGCGGGGAAAACCACCCTGCTTCGCGTCCTGATGGGCCAGATCCGCCCCCTCACCGGAGAGGTTTGGTTTGAAGGGCACCCCCTGTCGCAGGTGCGCCCGCTGCCGGTCGGCTATGTGCCGCAACTGGAGACAGTGGACTGGACGTTCCCTGTGACCGTGGAGCAGGTGGTGCTGATGGGGCTCGCCCTGGATGAAGGACCGGGTCCCTGGTATGGACGGGAGGCCCGACGGCGCGCATGGACGGTGATGGAGCGGTTGGGCATTGCTGGGTTGGCCCGTCGCCACATCGCAGAGCTCTCCGGCGGGCAACAGCAGCGCGCCTTCCTCGCCCGGGCCCTTGTCCGTCGCCCCCGGCTGCTGCTGCTCGACGAGCCGACCAGCGGGGTGGACATCGCGGTCCGCCACGAGATTCTACATCTGCTGGAAGAGCTCCACCGCGAGGGGATTGCCATCCTGCTGACCACCCATGATTTAAACGCGGTGGCCGCGCATCTGCCCCGCCTGATCTGCTTCAACCGCGGGGTGATCGCCGAAGGAGCACCTTCGGAAGTGTTCCAACCGGAGATCCTGCATCGCCTCTACGGGGCCGATCTGGTGGTGGTCCGTCAGGGAGAGCTACAGGTGATCGCAGATCGCTGGCACGGTCAGGGAGATAGGAGGGCGGGATGA
- a CDS encoding Fur family transcriptional regulator, producing MPHCHPIRRTLRQHGCRATPQRVVILEALRSSGRHMTAEEIHAAVRDRFPAMDLSTVYRTLRLFTRLGLLERHVLGEGRIVYEWRDRPSHGHLRCRSCHQIFHLEESVLEDLRQELQSRLGLPVEQITLSALGLCSRCRARGSFPSEANP from the coding sequence ATGCCGCACTGTCATCCGATCCGACGAACCCTTCGTCAACACGGCTGCCGGGCCACGCCCCAGCGAGTGGTGATCCTGGAGGCCCTGCGATCTTCCGGGCGCCACATGACGGCCGAGGAGATCCATGCCGCGGTGCGGGATCGCTTCCCTGCGATGGACCTCTCCACGGTGTACCGAACGCTGCGGCTGTTCACCCGGCTCGGGCTGCTGGAACGCCACGTGCTGGGCGAGGGACGGATCGTTTACGAGTGGCGGGATCGGCCAAGCCATGGCCATCTCCGGTGCCGGTCCTGCCATCAGATCTTCCATCTGGAAGAATCGGTGCTCGAAGACCTGCGTCAGGAGCTCCAGAGCCGCCTGGGCCTGCCTGTGGAGCAGATCACCCTGAGCGCTCTGGGGCTCTGCTCCCGCTGTCGAGCTCGGGGATCCTTTCCATCGGAGGCGAACCCATGA
- a CDS encoding metal ABC transporter substrate-binding protein, translating to MKIKSYRWGGILLAVLLLAACASPRPAAPARRLRVVATVAPLTNLVYNVGGNRIDLHGLIPEGVDSHTFEPAPEDARYLAQADLIVLNGLNLETSIERLALANKKPEAVLLKLGDMLLSREEWIFDFSFPPEKGDPNPHVWMDPIYARGYVERIRDALVRMDPANRAYYEQNAAALLAELDRLDRAIREAIATIPPSNRKLLTYHDSWAYFARRYGMTVIGAIQPSDFREPSAREVAALIEQIRREKVPAIFGSEVFPSKVLEQIGRETGARYIDTLRDDTLPGEPGSPEHSYLHMMVEDVRTMVTALGGRADALQAVDIRNIPDRSRP from the coding sequence ATGAAAATCAAGAGCTATCGATGGGGAGGGATACTGCTGGCTGTTCTGCTGCTTGCCGCCTGCGCATCGCCCCGCCCTGCAGCCCCCGCCCGCCGGTTGCGCGTGGTCGCCACCGTCGCCCCTTTAACGAATCTGGTCTATAACGTCGGGGGGAATCGCATTGATCTCCACGGCCTGATCCCGGAGGGGGTGGATTCCCATACCTTCGAGCCTGCCCCGGAGGACGCCCGATATCTGGCGCAGGCCGATCTGATTGTCCTCAATGGTCTGAACCTGGAGACCTCTATTGAGCGTCTGGCCCTGGCGAACAAGAAGCCTGAGGCCGTCTTGCTGAAGCTGGGGGATATGCTCCTCTCCCGGGAGGAGTGGATCTTTGACTTCTCGTTCCCACCCGAGAAGGGCGATCCAAACCCGCACGTGTGGATGGACCCTATCTACGCTCGGGGCTATGTGGAGCGGATCCGGGACGCCCTGGTGCGAATGGATCCGGCCAACCGGGCTTACTACGAGCAGAACGCGGCGGCGCTGCTCGCAGAGCTGGACCGGCTGGATCGCGCGATCCGTGAGGCCATCGCTACGATCCCGCCATCGAACCGCAAGCTGCTCACCTATCACGATTCGTGGGCCTACTTCGCTCGTCGCTATGGGATGACCGTAATCGGGGCCATCCAGCCCTCGGATTTCCGGGAGCCTTCGGCGCGGGAGGTAGCCGCCCTGATCGAGCAGATTCGACGGGAGAAAGTCCCGGCCATCTTCGGCTCGGAGGTATTCCCCAGCAAGGTCCTGGAGCAGATCGGCCGGGAGACCGGCGCGCGCTATATCGACACGCTGCGGGATGATACCCTGCCGGGGGAGCCAGGAAGTCCGGAGCATAGCTATCTTCACATGATGGTGGAAGACGTGCGGACCATGGTGACCGCCCTGGGGGGGCGCGCCGACGCGTTGCAGGCGGTGGACATCCGGAACATCCCGGATCGGAGCCGGCCGTGA
- a CDS encoding metal ABC transporter permease codes for MSHWLLEPFQFEFFRRALLAAVLVGGLCGLVSPYVVLRRMSYIGHGLSHAVFGGAVVGYVLRLNFYLGAGAWGFLSALLIGLIARRRKIGADAAIGLVTTASFALGVALISRTRQFTRNFEAALFGHILGVTETDLWIILGASLLALALLLFHYKPLLFALFDPEVAEVYGVPTARMELMLSMLLAAVVIAAMQVLGVTLIAAGLVVPAATARLLTDDFDRLVLLSILLGSLSGLIGLYLSYHLDIASGAAIVLVATGMFAGALGWEALARQRPLRLPAGF; via the coding sequence ATGAGCCACTGGCTGCTGGAGCCCTTTCAATTTGAGTTCTTCCGACGGGCGCTGCTGGCTGCGGTGCTGGTGGGGGGATTGTGTGGCCTGGTGAGCCCCTATGTGGTCCTGCGCCGCATGAGCTATATCGGCCACGGGCTTTCCCATGCGGTGTTCGGCGGCGCGGTGGTGGGCTACGTCCTGCGGCTGAACTTCTATCTGGGCGCGGGGGCGTGGGGATTCCTTTCCGCCTTGCTGATCGGGTTGATCGCTCGCCGGCGGAAGATCGGAGCAGACGCCGCCATCGGGTTGGTGACCACGGCCAGCTTCGCCCTGGGGGTCGCGCTGATCAGCCGCACCCGCCAGTTCACCCGCAACTTCGAGGCCGCCCTCTTCGGCCACATCCTGGGGGTGACGGAGACGGATCTCTGGATCATCCTGGGCGCCTCTCTTCTCGCCCTGGCCCTCCTGCTTTTCCACTACAAGCCCCTGCTCTTTGCCCTGTTCGATCCCGAGGTGGCAGAAGTCTACGGCGTCCCCACCGCCCGGATGGAGCTGATGCTCTCCATGCTGCTGGCGGCCGTGGTGATCGCGGCGATGCAGGTGCTGGGCGTGACCCTCATCGCCGCCGGCCTGGTGGTGCCCGCCGCCACCGCCCGCCTGCTGACTGACGATTTCGACCGCCTGGTGCTCCTCTCGATCCTCCTGGGCAGCCTCAGCGGCCTGATCGGCCTCTATCTGAGCTACCATCTGGACATCGCCTCGGGGGCGGCTATCGTGCTGGTGGCAACGGGGATGTTCGCTGGGGCGTTGGGATGGGAAGCCCTCGCGCGGCAGCGCCCGCTGCGGCTCCCCGCGGGATTCTAA
- a CDS encoding ABC transporter ATP-binding protein translates to MDEVVIRAEGLTRRFGAFTAVDHVSFEVRRGEIFGFLGPNGAGKTTTIRMLLGLLEPSEGRAWVLGHDATRETARIRPRIGYVSQRFSLYPDLSVEETLRFYGAAYGLPLPRLADRIPRLLELLDLAGQERRLVRHLAGGWRQRVALAVALLHEPELVFLDEPTAGMDPLARRAIWSLLYQLTEQGITVFVTTHYMDEAEQCSRLALIHNGRLVMQGAPTELKTMTGLGNVLEIVATPLDRALALLREWSIFPHVAFHGARIHAYLPMGEVPIEEIRRRLEAAGLESVSVEPAVPSLEDIFLWVIERERSGQDPEAR, encoded by the coding sequence ATGGATGAGGTGGTGATCCGCGCCGAGGGGCTGACCCGCCGTTTCGGGGCGTTCACGGCGGTGGATCATGTCTCCTTCGAGGTTCGCCGGGGGGAGATCTTCGGGTTTCTGGGCCCGAACGGGGCCGGGAAGACGACGACCATCCGGATGTTGCTGGGGCTCCTGGAGCCCAGCGAGGGTCGGGCCTGGGTGCTGGGGCATGATGCGACCCGGGAGACGGCACGCATCCGCCCGCGGATCGGCTATGTCAGCCAGCGCTTCAGCCTGTATCCGGATCTCTCGGTGGAGGAGACGTTGCGGTTTTACGGGGCGGCCTACGGGCTGCCGCTTCCGCGCCTGGCGGATCGGATCCCCCGGTTGCTGGAGCTTCTGGATCTGGCCGGGCAGGAGCGGCGTCTGGTCCGGCATCTGGCGGGGGGCTGGCGCCAGCGGGTGGCCCTGGCGGTCGCGCTCCTTCACGAGCCGGAGCTCGTGTTCCTGGACGAGCCGACGGCCGGGATGGATCCGCTGGCGCGGCGGGCGATCTGGTCGCTGCTGTATCAGCTAACGGAGCAGGGGATCACGGTGTTCGTCACCACGCACTATATGGATGAGGCGGAGCAGTGCTCTCGTCTGGCCCTCATCCATAACGGCCGCCTGGTCATGCAGGGGGCGCCGACGGAGTTGAAAACGATGACAGGTCTGGGGAACGTGCTGGAGATCGTGGCGACGCCTCTGGATCGCGCGCTGGCCTTGCTTCGGGAATGGTCGATCTTCCCGCATGTGGCCTTCCACGGCGCCCGTATCCATGCTTACCTCCCCATGGGTGAAGTTCCCATCGAGGAAATCCGGAGGCGTCTGGAAGCAGCGGGTCTGGAGTCCGTTTCGGTGGAGCCCGCGGTTCCCTCGCTGGAGGATATCTTCCTGTGGGTGATCGAGCGGGAGCGATCCGGCCAGGACCCAGAGGCGCGATGA
- a CDS encoding ABC transporter permease: MLRRISAVIYKEVLHILRDPRTLAVMFLIPVVQLFLLGYAATTDVKHVPMVVLDGDRTPQSQELVDAYRAVDAFRIIGYVERQEDLARLLDAGTAQVALLIPKGYGADVLAGRPATIGLVIDGSDPTVANNAYAAALSIAQNHSTRILRQVLHLDPRRMPGLDPRPRVWYNPELRSANYMIPGLIGTILQFLTMLLTAQAIVREREQGTMEQLIVTPIRPAELVIGKVVPYVAIAFIDFGIILMLGALWFRVPIRGHLGLLLALSGLFLLSSLGFGLLISTVASTQREAMLLTYFLLLPSVFLAGFLFPIQAMPQALQWISYLIPLRYMLVILRGIIVKGVGVEPLWDEALALTLFGIAVMGLAARRFQKRLE; this comes from the coding sequence ATGCTTCGTCGGATCAGCGCGGTGATCTATAAAGAGGTTCTGCACATCCTGCGAGATCCCCGGACGCTGGCGGTGATGTTCCTGATCCCGGTGGTCCAGCTCTTCCTCCTGGGCTATGCGGCGACTACAGATGTCAAACATGTGCCCATGGTGGTCTTAGACGGGGATCGGACGCCGCAGAGCCAGGAGCTGGTGGATGCTTATCGTGCTGTGGATGCGTTCCGGATCATCGGCTATGTGGAGCGGCAGGAGGACCTGGCCCGCCTGCTGGACGCGGGGACAGCGCAGGTGGCGCTGTTGATCCCAAAAGGATACGGGGCGGACGTCCTGGCTGGCCGCCCGGCGACCATCGGCCTGGTGATCGACGGCAGCGATCCCACGGTCGCCAACAACGCTTACGCGGCGGCGCTATCGATCGCACAGAATCATTCCACCCGGATCCTCCGGCAGGTCCTTCATCTGGATCCCCGGCGGATGCCGGGGCTGGATCCCCGCCCGCGGGTCTGGTATAACCCGGAGCTTCGCAGCGCGAACTACATGATCCCGGGGCTTATCGGTACGATCCTCCAGTTCCTCACGATGCTGCTCACGGCTCAGGCGATTGTGCGGGAGCGGGAGCAGGGGACCATGGAGCAGCTGATTGTCACCCCGATCCGTCCGGCTGAGCTGGTGATCGGGAAAGTGGTTCCCTATGTGGCGATCGCCTTCATTGATTTCGGCATCATCCTGATGCTGGGAGCCCTCTGGTTTCGCGTGCCGATCCGGGGCCATCTGGGGTTGCTCTTGGCCCTCTCGGGTCTTTTCCTGCTTTCCTCCCTTGGCTTCGGGTTGTTGATCTCCACCGTGGCCTCCACCCAGCGGGAGGCGATGTTGCTCACGTATTTCCTTCTGCTGCCATCGGTCTTCCTGGCCGGATTTCTGTTCCCGATCCAGGCGATGCCTCAAGCGCTTCAATGGATCAGCTATCTGATCCCTCTGCGCTACATGCTGGTGATCCTGCGGGGGATCATCGTGAAAGGGGTAGGAGTTGAGCCCCTGTGGGATGAGGCGCTGGCGCTGACCCTCTTCGGGATCGCCGTAATGGGCCTGGCGGCCCGCCGCTTTCAGAAGCGCCTGGAGTAG